The following is a genomic window from Halichoerus grypus chromosome 5, mHalGry1.hap1.1, whole genome shotgun sequence.
gcacccctaacctctgccttgttcaagggtcaactgtaattcaATCTGGCTACAGCATagtatgggggtggggtgggggaggcagaaccAGGAGATGAATCTGGCAGAACAACTTGATGGTAGGGTCATAAAGAACCCCATGTGGTACTCTAAGGGAGCTTCACCCTGTCCTTTGCAGTAGGGAGCAAAATAATGGAAGAGAGTCCTGAAAAGTGTGAGCAGCAAGGAGACAATTACAGTGAAAGAAATAATGGGACATGGACTACCTTAGTGTGGGGGTGTTGAAAAGAGAGTATACACTGATGAttcaccccaccccaacccctcaACCCTTCCCACcctacccctgcccctccacTAAGAAGACAGGATACTGAAGACAGGACATAATTCTGGTaaacttttccttaaatattaaTGAAGATGATGTGTCTGTGTTTTAGTGAATTTTAATGGAAACTTGTTATGTAATAAGTCTATTAATTACTAAAGGACAGGATATGTTTTACAAAGTAGAAATGATTATGATTCAATCAGTGTCATTTTTCACTGCATGCCGAAACTTttaacataaattatttcatcCTCAAATAATAGCCTGATTTTGCTGTGTGGTCATATTAACTTTAATCAACTTAGATGTAAAAGGATATTTCGtgaattagttttttaaaagattatatgtTTTATTAGGGCATTGGGgttttaatgttatatattagaaactattttctgatttgttaaaatttaagGAATAAAGTAGAAGTCTAAATAGGGTAGTTTGTAAAAGCATAACTATATACCATGAACCAACACTGTAACCAGGAGCAAGCGGCCTGGATATGATGCCTTTGCTTTGAAACCACATCTCCTTTTGTTGCATAGGGAGATCACAGGGCCAAAGCAGCAGTTACATCCTGTCACAGCCCTGCTAAAATCTATTAGGAAAATCTCCCTAATCTTAGTGGCTGCTAAGGTGTGTGGTCAGGACATTGGTGTCTTTTCCTGACAAAGCTTTCCGCTGTTAGCCATAGCAAAAATATCAAACAGAGATGAATACTGCATGAGCCCTTCCCATTGTCACTGGCCTGTCAGCTTTTTTTGGAAAGGGCAGTGGAAGGTGAATCTTTTCTTGTTTGCTTGACCCTTGTGATTCTCATCCTTAGTATGTATCATTTGTGGGGTATCACAAGATTGGTATCATGAAGGGCTTTtcattatgttcatttttttaagccCTAAGTTGAGGTTTCAGTATGGCAAAAAATAGGTTAATGTTTTGAAAACATGTGCACTATAGTAAAACAATATATCTGATCAGTTAAACTTcataaatatgatatttaaatCAAATTTCATAATGACATTTTATCCTAAAATTTTGGTAACTTCGTTATTTCAAAGAactgaattttgttaaattttttagaTCTAATCTtttgtttaaatgaattaaaatgtatttgttttttcgTGCAGATTTGAGTTCTGTGAACCTGCATTTGTGGTTGGTAATTGCCTCCAGATAGCATCTGACAGTCATCAGTATGATCGAATTTATTGTGGAGCTGGTGTCCAGAAAGACCATGAAAACTATATGAAAATATTACTGAAAGTTGGAGGCATTCTAGTCATGCCTATAGAAGATCAGGTAACTTCTGTCCTTTGCTTAAACACGGTAGTTGAGGGTGGGAAATATAATCAGTGAAAAGTACATTGTGATTTTTAGAGAAGTATGCTTTATagatctatctatcacctatcatctatctatctatctgtctatataAAACAACTTGAAATGGATTCTTAATtattgaaccaaaaaaaaaaaatatagaagaaatccTTTATACTAAGATTTGAAGAGACTTGTTCTTTCACCAGAGCTTAGCTACTACCTATGTGGTGTTTGCCAAGTTGCTTCCTTACAATACAGTCTCTTTACCTGGAGCTTTTTAATTGAATGTGATGATCTTTACTAGCTGCTCAATTTCTAAcattctttagttctttgaacatataaaaaagaaaatctatttgagATTTGGTTTGGACTGCTTAAAtccattaaagaaaaagtaaatgtttaaatCTTCATTTAGTACTACATAgactcatttgaaaatatttttcagcaatTTTCCTGCCCTGGTTTAGAATTATTaggtataataaatatatgaaatactgAGGTATTCAGAAAATGGATGGGTCTTTCAAaaggaaattactttaaaaatgcatttcaaaaaaatctttagtATTCATATTAACCTAAGTTTGAGATGTTTAAAATGCCTTGTGTTTTATACAGTAGAAGATAAATTGTGTAAGACAACTGGGACCTTGCCTGATCATTTCAGAGTTTATAATCCTAGGGGGTCCCTTAACATCACAGCATGTTATTTGCGGCTCAGTAGATTTCGCCATTACCATGCACTGTGCTCTGTGGCAAATTGTTTGTCAGTTATTAAAAAGacataatataaaaacattcattaaaaaacattcctagaaaaatgttgttacgTGAATGCTTCCACAGTTGAGACTCCCAGATGAGCAATCTTCTGTTTTCTGTTAAAGAtacattttcaaacatttaagatatggcttcccaggggtattttattaaatattaattatatactaTTCTGCTAATGTCAAATATAATGCACTgatttttataatagaaattggAGATATTAATCCAACTTGATCAAACAATGTACTGagctaatatttttttccaaggaTTGGGGATGGGTTTTTGCCAGGTAGGTAAAACTTCTAATCCTCTTGtgattaattacatttatttgtgaAATACTAATTTGGGATTagaattagaatctgcattttattacTATCATGGAAGACCATGAAGTTGACTCTTTGGTACAGTAATGAGAACATGGTTTTATTAATATCGTGCTTTAACCATCAGCTGAGCCTATGTGAGACATATATTTTGGGAGCCACAGGCAGGTATGGGTTGGAATAAGACCCCTAGAAGCTATCAGAGCCCAAATATAACATGATGAATCACTTGACcatatttggatattttatttacatggaCTAATCTTTCTTGAGCTGCAAATATTTGTCGTTCCTTCTCTATTATTTTATGGTAAGTATTCAAAGGAAAGTAATTTGGTTGCATTCAAATACAAGTGATATAGCAACCACTGGCATTTATTCTGTTAAAACAAAATTGTGACTGTAAGGCGATCACATTTCCAGGATTAAgctattctgtttctgtttttctctctaaatAGTTAACACAAATTATGCGAACTGGACAAAACACTTGGGAAAGTAAAAACATCCTTGCTGTTTCATTTGCTCCACTTGTACAACCAAGTAAGAATGATAATGGCAAACCAGATTCTGTAGGACTCCGTAAGTAACCATTGGTCCTTTCTGATTGAAATGTGACTTAGATTGTTCAACTCTTATGCTTGGGGTTTAATGGACTATATAATtatgaagaattaaataaataggcAGTAATATATTCAATAGATTTATTCAACTTTTTTATGGAGGCGGGTTAAAGCCCCTACCTTGCACCAGGTGCTGTTAGCTTCCTTCATGGACATATGAAAAGAAGGGGCAGGTCAAAGAAAACGTGAATTTATTATAGTTgtgaatttattaattatattaaatttgttGGCATTTTCTATACAGAAGGACAGCAAACGCAAAAACCTTTATTTGGGCTGAAAAGAGCTTGGTTGTTCCAAGACCAGAAATAAGTTTCAGTGTAGTTGAAGCTCATTGGCTAGAGTGTAGAAGATTGATTATACGAGACTTTTCTTATACTCAAAGGGAAAATCAGTGTTGGCATGGACAGAGTTGTTTGAAGGTAGAAAAATAGTAGACTACGTGGAAGATGGTGATAGAGAAAAAAGGAGTATGTAAAATTTTGCCTTGAATAGCTAGCTGAGTGACGGTACCATTTATTGCTGTTTGCAAGACTGGCAATGGAATATTTTGGAAATAGGTGTAGGAAGATCAGATATTTTATTCTGGCCATGTTTGAGTTGGCATGCACAGATCAGGTAGCCGAGTAGGGTGTGAGGGAGGTATAAATTGAGAATCCTCAAtgtaaaaatggcattttaagcTATAAGAATAGATGAGAGCACTTGGGGGAGAGTGAGGAGAGGTGTTTGTGTTAGAAACGAAGAAAAAACGTTTCAAGGAGAGGGGAGTGATCCACTTACTGCAGCTGAAAGACGAAAAAGAGGTGAGAGTAGTATTAATAGGTTTGTGATTTACCGTGATTTTGGAAATCAGTAAATAAAGTTCTGTACCAAAAATGAACTTAACCATGGTAGACTTCTtcctttaatttgctttttaaatgaatttatttcagaGGAACCtggatttatatttaattttattttcatttcattttacccTCTTTTGAACTTTATGATTTTTGTGGCCTGTTTTTCCCTGTTCAGGTTCTTAACTAATGGAGAGATGAACTTGGCGGGGAGATAGCTAGGAATTGAAATGTCAGTTTTATCACCTACCAAAGTAGGTGGGGGGAATATGGCTTAGGTCTGCATGTTAAActgttttctccctcctttttccAAACATTAGAATTACAGGTTATTTATGACAATTTTCTTTAACCTATCATAACTGGTTAGAGAGTCCTAAAGAGAAGTAATGAAAACAATGCTGTGACACTGGTCTTGACAATGGCCTAACTTAACCATTAGCATGATGTGTACCTATAGAGATATAGAAGTGTCCTTACAGAGGGCCCTGTAGATTTCTGTGCATCAGCCAtttagatgtttttctttctaacaGACACTGTTGTAGCCTGAGCATTCCTCTTCATCTGACAGTTTTCCTACTTTAGTGTCCTTTAGAAGAGTGTAGGTTGTAAATGTGGTTTTACAGTGACATAGTTATGAATGGCATGGATGATGATATGTTATAAATGGGTAATTTTCATTCTCAGTTTAAGGATGTCAATACATTTAGATCTAGGTAGTTCCTTGGTTGGGTTGATCGACATGACTGTGAATGTAGAGTAGGGATAAATTTGgttaaaaaggataaaatggaAGACTagcctaaattaaaaaaaaaattcatcatgcCTCTAAAGTATTTACAGGTGAAATGATCTAACTTTTCATCAGAATAATGTGGTGGGGATGGAAATAGGAAATGGCAGTGTTGATGAAGGAAGATTAGCTAGAAGAGATGGTTGTTGAAGCTGAGTGTCCGGTACATGGGGTTCCTTATACTATTAATTCTCTTgtgtatacttgaaagtttctataataaaaagaaaaaaaaaattatcagctcCCAATaggaatttataaaaatgagtcaggaattgtgattttgtaaaaaaataaaagcttcactATGAATAATTTTCACAGAatgaaaaatgttctgaaaatattGTTTGTCAAAATTTAATAAGATGTTTGGAGAATAAAAcaagtttcctcttctgttaaaattgctttctgtttagagaacattatttcattaattatagggggttaaaataagaaagaatgttagcaaaaaaaaaaacaactgaaaacatACACGTGCAAATCTTTTGCCAAATATATTTTGTGGCTGTGAAATTGCCCACATAAACAGTTACTAAATGTAATTATCACTTTTCCTCAGGTTTATTTATCTCTACTTTTGATTCAACTTAaagtcctctttctttttttggggggaggtatACAAACTGCTTTAACTTCAGGGTAGGCCCTTTAGAAAGGggtgaaaggaaaaaggaaaaaactctaTACCAACTAAAGGAAAACTGTTTCCTCTACACACCACCCATTGAACACTTCTTTCTGTATTCCAGATTTGTGGGTttttccacaccaagcaattctccaattCTTTGCGGACACCAGCTAGGTGTCCTGTGATCTAACTCCATTCTGACACTAACCCGTGTTAGCATAGACCCTAAAGGTTAAAGGGCTCTACCCCACAaggctgccccctcctcctccagctggaGACACCAATCACAAGTACAGGTTTTCATCTGTGTTTCTGACCACCTGGCTATAAATCAGAAACTCCCATGACCCCTTTCTAGAGTTTGATAATTTGTTAGAGCAGTTCACAGAACccaggaaaacagtttacttactagataCCAGGTTTATTATCAAAGGATccaacacagaaacaaaaacagatggaATTGACATATGAAGGGTTTATGTTCATcagcccagaagctctctgaaccctttCAGTTAAGGCTTTTTATGGAGGtttgattgattaaatcattggccatttaTGATtaattcaacctccagcccctttTCCCTTCCCAGAGGGTGCTAGTGAAAGCCCCAATCCTCCAAGcacatggttggttcccctggcaaccagcccagCATCCTCAGGGGCTtaccaaaagtcacctcattaacgtaaactcaggtgtggttggaAGGAACCTGTTATGCTCTTATCACTTATGTAATTCCAAGTGTTTTcagagctctgtgtcaggaatgGGAAGCCAAATGTATATTTCTTGTTAATAAATCACAAGGGACAAAAGAAACTTCAGAAATTGTGGCACTAACCCACCTTGAGCTATATAAAGTTGCTGTTTTTGTCGGCTAAAAAATGACCCCAAATCATTACTTTTGTGAGTTTGACCTAAATATCATGCCCTTTTCAATctttgttaataaataaaaatggaagtgcTGACTGCTAGGTTCCTATGAAATCTTTATAGAGATTACCTTTTGGGAAACGAATAGAGCTTACACGTGTGTGTGTTAGAGATAACCTTAATTATAATTTTGGAGTGAAAGccttaattcaaaataaaattttaaaagcagtcagGATTAGCATTGTCTAGTCCACTAAATCCTTATCTCATAACTGGAAGCATTAGAAACAAGGGAGTGTTGAAGAATAGAAAATATGGGGACTTTTGAATAGCTAGGGCTGAGAATTAGCTAAAAGTTTTTGTATCATTCAGAAAAACTTAAATGCAGCTCATGTGGGTACTATTTTAGGACTTAAGGGAAGTCTGAATCTTTTCCATTGTGGATCTAGTTGGTTCTTTATGAAGTTCAGGTATTCTGACAGTTTAGGATTGAAAGCTTCATCATTCTAACAGTGTCCTTGGAATAACAGTGTTGCAGAGGAGGAACATAATTAAGGTGTGAAAAGAGAGTACCAAAAATGTAAGAGAGGTTCAAGAATAAAGACTAGCCAAAAAGACTAATTATAGCTCTGTTTCTTAGCTCTTATAATTCCCAAAACTCTTCTATAGATTTATTCTCCACcagcttcccctgcccctgcttttTCAGAGCTTCCTCAGGCATAGGCCTTTCTTCTCTGTCTATACTCCCTCTTAGGTGCTCAGGGGGAGGCTGATGGCTCCCAGTTTCTGTCCCCAGCCTGAGTCCCAGAGGCATGATGCAGCTGCTTGTGGTTGGGCAGGAGCATGGACTGTGCAGTTAAACGCCCACGTTCAGGTCCCAACTCATGTCACTTATAAATTATGACTTCTGTGACCGGGATCAAGTTATTTTACCTctatctccttccttttcctcttttagtGTGAAGTGTGTTATTGCCTGTAACATGCTGAAATGGTGATCAGTAtatctctgttgtttttcttcctgaaatctCCATTCAGGAAATGTAACAGACATTTCAGATTTCATAAAGAACaaacaattttgtttcttttttgtttcaattttgtttgcttttcttctccccaactactcttcttcttttttatgtcaATAATTGACCATTAGCACCTGCCTAGTTGCTAGGGCCAAAAATTCTCCTACATCTAATCCCCGTTCATCCTGTCTTCAAAATATGTTGCAAATTTGTCCCCTTCTCTACGTCTTTACTGCCACCCTCCCTTACTCCCATCTGCATCAGAGCGTGGTCAGATCTCAGGTGGATTACTGGAGTGTTCCCTCTCTTTATGATCCATACTCCATAGAGGAGCCTGAGTGCCATTTCCATTGCATTATgaccctgctttttaaaaaccttaagtAGCTGCGTGGCCAATACAAGGCACATTTTTTACCAAGGCCTGCAAGATCAACCCATGATCGTACCTCTTACCATTTTCTTCCTGCTCTAAACTTCATCTGTACTAGCCTTCTTTCAGCTCCTTGAACATGCTGAGCTCATTTATCTCTTAGGGCTTTGCTATTTCCTCTGCCCGAAGATATTTACATGTCTGTTTCCTCATATCATTTAGATCTTAGCCCAGGCATGACTTCCTCAGGGAGACCGTTTGGACTACCCAATCAGAAGTAGCTGTACCCCCATGTTACTTTCTATGCCATTGGTGTTTTTTCTCCTATCctctttttcataattattttttatctaccccctcccccaaatataaAATCTCCATAAAAGCAAGGACTTACTTAGTCTGAAGCATCCACTATATGTAAGTGAGTTCTTTAATAGTAGGTGGCATATAGTTTAACACATAGGTGTTGAGTGAATGTTAAACAGCTTAAACAGTTTGGGGAGGTAGGCAGAGCAGGTGATATTTTACACATCCCTTTAACATATAAGGGATGAGATCTCACATGTTTTTACTTACTAGTGTTCACAAAACTCCATCATTGGCAGAAgcaggacttgaactcaaaaTGTTCTGTATGGTTTCAGTTTCCATCTCATATAGTTGGGGGCAGGCCCAGGCAGTAGAACAAACAGTTTCTAACTAAACATGCCCGGTCTGGCTCTTTGGAATTCTTTTCTAGTTCCGGTTTCAGTAGGGAGTTGAAAAAAGACAGTTTGAAGAAAAGGTTTTGTAGTGGGCCACTTAGGTATGTGCTAAGGGATCTTTGAATCAGTCTGAGAAGTCTCCCATgctggagttaaaaaaaaataaaaataaataaaacaaacttatCTCGTGCAGAGTGTTTCTAATTTGTGGTAAGGTCTGGTGTTCAGAACACAGGAAGCACTCTGAGCCTTGGACAGGATGGTGCACTGTGCGGGCCTAGTGCCTACAGGGCCCTGTGAGGAGCACAAAGAGGAAACGCTGTAAGCTCACTCCTGGAGCTTAGAGTCTGGCAGTAGAGACCACATACCAAAGAGTTACTAAAGAAGGCAGGATTTCATAGGTATAACAAAAAAGTTTGCAAGGGGAGTATCCAGAAAAGAGTaccaaaagtaaagaaagaaaaaatagtgaagATTTTTTAATGCTGTTTAAACTGGAGGagggttatgttttattttgtttaggcATTTGGGAGGGATCcttaatgacagttttatttccgCAGGGATGGAAACTTAGTGGGActagaaaattaatttctctatGTATAAAGTATTGGAACAGGCTACAAAGAAGAGTGTGTGTTCTAGGGCTTATGCGTTCATAGGTCTGTGGGAGAGGGAGTGAAATGACAGACCCGATAGGGTACAACTGTGATGTGTTTGATAGAAGTAAACATCAATAACTTAAGGAAATCTGTGGTGTGTTTTTGGGTTATTGTTTACAGCATGATTTGTGGTGGCCCTTTGCCTATGAACCAGTTCTACTCACTGATTTACAGagaaaaactgtgtgtgtgtgtgtgtgtgtgtgtgtgtgtgtgtacgtgcatgaGTAACAGCTCTAAAGCTCAGACTGAGGCAGCAGTTCAAATGTTGCCTTTATTAGAGTTTTTGGAATAGATCGTTCTCATATGGTTTTCAACATCAAAAAGTATAAGAAATAGGtagtataaaatcttttattcttGTTGTCTAAGTACTTCATTCTCATGTAGCCTGTTTCTAAGTTCttacttattctttcaaagaatttttatgcatatatatgggGACACACATATCTGTACATAGAAACCTTTCCACTGTCCACAGAATTTAGAATGGTGGCTTGGCAAATAGTAAGCATCTTGAAATCTTTGTTAGATGAAAGTCAGAGTTTTTATACTTTGTGTTTTCTAACGTGTTTGCtaagaaatacttgttttgttCTGCGAAGAAATGAGCAATATatgatgttttacttttttatgttttatgtgtgtgtgttttgtttgtgtttttgtttttttagcccCCTGTGCTGTCAGGAATCTCCAGGACTTGGCTCGTATTTATATTCGACGTACACTTAGAAATTTCATAAATGATGAGATGCAGGCCAAGGGGATTCCTCAGAGGGCTccaccaaaaaggaaaagaaagagggttAAACAGAGAATTAATACTTATGTATTTGTGGGTAATCAGCTTATTCCTCAGCCTCTAGACAGTGAGGAGGatgaaaaaatggaagaagataacaaagaagaggaagagaaagatcaCGATGAAGCCATGAAGCCCGAGGAGCCACCTCAGAATTTACTGAGAGAAAAAATCATGAAACTCCCCCTCCCTGAATCTTTAAAGGCTTACTTgacatattttagagaaaaataacttaGATCAAGAAGAAAGAATGCCTACTGATTATTCCTTTAGTCTTGAAAATGTAGCATTTGTTAGGAGTTAAAAGAGAATTCTTTCATCAGAGCGAATTATAGTGGAAA
Proteins encoded in this region:
- the PCMTD1 gene encoding protein-L-isoaspartate O-methyltransferase domain-containing protein 1 isoform X1, which translates into the protein MGGAVSAGEDNDDLIDNLKEAQYIRTERVEQAFRAIDRGDYYLEGYRDNAYKDLAWKHGNIHLSAPCIYSEVMEALKLQPGLSFLNLGSGTGYLSTMVGLILGPFGINHGIELHSDVVEYAKEKLESFIKNSDSFDKFEFCEPAFVVGNCLQIASDSHQYDRIYCGAGVQKDHENYMKILLKVGGILVMPIEDQLTQIMRTGQNTWESKNILAVSFAPLVQPSKNDNGKPDSVGLPPCAVRNLQDLARIYIRRTLRNFINDEMQAKGIPQRAPPKRKRKRVKQRINTYVFVGNQLIPQPLDSEEDEKMEEDNKEEEEKDHDEAMKPEEPPQNLLREKIMKLPLPESLKAYLTYFREK
- the PCMTD1 gene encoding protein-L-isoaspartate O-methyltransferase domain-containing protein 1 isoform X3, which gives rise to MKILLKVGGILVMPIEDQLTQIMRTGQNTWESKNILAVSFAPLVQPSKNDNGKPDSVGLPPCAVRNLQDLARIYIRRTLRNFINDEMQAKGIPQRAPPKRKRKRVKQRINTYVFVGNQLIPQPLDSEEDEKMEEDNKEEEEKDHDEAMKPEEPPQNLLREKIMKLPLPESLKAYLTYFREK